The Paramisgurnus dabryanus chromosome 6, PD_genome_1.1, whole genome shotgun sequence genome has a window encoding:
- the kirrel1b gene encoding kin of IRRE-like protein 1b isoform X2 produces the protein MGIIMTWLWILTLTISVHRVLGGPRFSQEPADQSVVVGERVVLSCVVFNYTGIVQWTKDGLALGIGEDLRAWPRYRVLRILDVGQYNLEITSADLSDDSLYECQATEAALRSRRAKLTVLIPPEGPVIEGAPEILLTAGTAYNLTCVSRGAKPLSTIEWQKDGILVEGAHTSTEVLADRKRVTTRSFLEIHPVDKDTGRNFTCVASNLATPLGKRATVTLNIHHPPTVILSIEPRSVLEGERVTFTCQAIANPPIMGYRWAKGGVILDGARESVFETTADHSFFTEPVSCLVFNAVGSTNVSILVDVHFGPILVVEPRPVTVDADSDVTLNCKWAGNPPLTLTWTKKGSSMVLSNSNQLLLKSVTQADAGQYVCKAIVPRIGVGETEVTLTVNGPPIISSEPIQYAVRGEKGEIKCYIASTPPPDKIVWAWKENVWEKERGTLLERYTVEQSRPVSQGGAVLSTLTINNVMEADFQTTYNCTAWNAFGPGTMIITLEETDIVPVGVIAGGSVGSSILLLLLLFSLIFYLYRQRKGNRRGVALKPDIKVETVNKESHSLEEEAASASTATRMFLPSVSLSPSTQPFKDDMDLKQDPHNDTMETKVDEYEPKDPTNGYYNVRATTHEDVRASTRSLLYQEFRPPNPASVSASAAGPVPNIHPAPPGRYEPRPASRIAHNTYAHFNTIARVPHSKGPPNPISKTTDYPADRGLLESTNPLAFDSYAYSTTPQYRLGFAPPLEGGPAYEMYPTGQGAGTSQGAGTSQGAGPDPGVGKYTSSAQFPYSTPPTEYSQRHTQRMQTHV, from the exons CATGGCCGCGGTATCGTGTTTTGCGTATATTGGATGTTGGGCAGTATAATCTGGAGATTACGTCAGCAGACTTGTCGGATGATTCGCTGTACGAGTGTCAAGCCACTGAAGCTGCTCTGAGATCAAGAAGAGCCAAATTGACTGTTCTAA TCCCTCCTGAAGGTCCTGTTATTGAGGGCGCTCCAGAGATCCTGTTAACTGCAGGAACCGCATATAACCTCACATGTGTGTCACGAGGAGCAAAGCCACTATCCACAATAGAATGGCAGAAAGATGGGATTTTAGTGGAGGGAGCCCATACGAGCACC GAGGTTTTAGCAGACAGGAAGAGAGTGACCACACGCAGCTTTCTAGAGATCCACCCAGTGGATAAAGACACAGGCCGGAATTTCACCTGTGTGGCGTCAAACCTGGCAACACCTCTGGGGAAGAGGGCAACCGTAACTCTCAACATCCACC aTCCCCCCACAGTAATTCTGTCCATAGAGCCTCGCTCCGTTCTAGAAGGAGAGAGGGTTACGTTTACCTGCCAGGCCATTGCCAACCCTCCCATTATGGGTTACAG GTGGGCTAAGGGAGGTGTGATTCTGGACGGAGCCAGAGAAAGTGTGTTTGAGACTACAGCAGATCACTCGTTCTTCACCGAGCCTGTGTCCTGCCTGGTCTTTAATGCAGTTGGGAGCACGAACGTCAGTATATTGGTGGACGTCCATT TTGGTCCGATTCTGGTTGTGGAACCGAGGCCTGTAACTGTAGATGCTGATTCTGATGTCACTCTTAATTGTAAGTGGGCAGGAAATCCACCACTCACCCTCACGTGGACCAAAAAGGGCTCCAGTATG GTCCTCAGTAACAGTAATCAGTTATTGCTAAAGTCTGTGACCCAAGCGGATGCTGGTCAGTATGTGTGTAAAGCCATTGTGCCCAGAATCGGCGTCGGTGAGACCGAGGTCACGCTTACCGTCAATG GTCCTCCGATTATATCAAGCGAGCCGATCCAGTACGCTGTGAGAGGAGAGAAGGGAGAAATCAAGTGCTACATTGCCAGCACCCCTCCACCAGACAAAATT GTTTGGGCCTGGAAGGAGAATGTgtgggagaaagagagaggaacACTGTTAGAGAGATACACAGTGGAGCAGAGCAGACCTGTGTCACAAGGGGGCGCTGTTCTCTCCACTCTCACCATCAATAATGTCATGGAAGCAGACTTCCAGACTACTTATAACTGCACTGCATGGAACGCTTTTGGACCGGGAACCATGATCATTACACTCGAGGAAACAG ATATAGTGCCTGTAGGTGTGATAGCAGGCGGATCTGTTGGATCTTCGATTTTGCTGCTCCTCCTCCTCTTTTCTCTTATATTCTATCTCTATCGACAACGCAAAGGCA ATCGTCGTGGAGTCGCATTGAAGCCAGACATTAAGGTGGAAACGGTCAACAAGGAAAGCCACAGTCTTGAAGAAGAGGCCGCCAGCGCCTCCACAGCAACACGAATG TTTCTTCCCTCTGTCTCCCTTTCTCCCTCCACACAGCCTTTCAAAGATGACATGGACCTGAAGCAAGACCCTCACAATGACACTATGGAGACCAAGGTGGATGAATATGAGCCTAAG GACCCCACTAATGGCTACTACAACGTTCGAGCTACAACGCACGAAGATGTCCGGGCCTCCACCCGCTCCTTGCTGTACCAAGAATTTCGCCCACCAAATCCCGCGTCGGTTTCGGCGTCAGCCGCTGGTCCGGTGCCCAACATTCACCCTGCGCCCCCTGGCCGTTACGAACCTCGCCCCGCATCCCGAATAGCTCACAACACGTATGCCCATTTTAACACCATTGCCAGGGTGCCGCACAGTAAAGGCCCGCCCAACCCCATCTCCAAGACCACAGACTATCCCGCAGATCGCGGGTTGCTGGAATCGACCAATCCGTTAGCTTTCGACAGCTATGCTTATTCAACAACACCTCAATATAGGTTAGGGTTTGCCCCACCTTTGGAGGGAGGACCGGCCTATGAAATGTATCCTACGGGACAAGGGGCGGGGACAAGTCAAGGGGCAGGGACGAGTCAAGGGGCGGGGCCAGACCCAGGTGTGGGAAAATACACCAGCTCTGCCCAATTTCCCTATTCGACCCCTCCCACGGAGTACTCGCAGAGACACACGCAAAGAATGCAGACTCACGTGTGA
- the kirrel1b gene encoding kin of IRRE-like protein 1b isoform X3, which translates to MGIIMTWLWILTLTISVHRVLGGPRFSQEPADQSVVVGERVVLSCVVFNYTGIVQWTKDGLALGIGEDLRAWPRYRVLRILDVGQYNLEITSADLSDDSLYECQATEAALRSRRAKLTVLIPPEGPVIEGAPEILLTAGTAYNLTCVSRGAKPLSTIEWQKDGILVEGAHTSTEVLADRKRVTTRSFLEIHPVDKDTGRNFTCVASNLATPLGKRATVTLNIHHPPTVILSIEPRSVLEGERVTFTCQAIANPPIMGYRWAKGGVILDGARESVFETTADHSFFTEPVSCLVFNAVGSTNVSILVDVHFGPILVVEPRPVTVDADSDVTLNCKWAGNPPLTLTWTKKGSSMVLSNSNQLLLKSVTQADAGQYVCKAIVPRIGVGETEVTLTVNGPPIISSEPIQYAVRGEKGEIKCYIASTPPPDKIVWAWKENVWEKERGTLLERYTVEQSRPVSQGGAVLSTLTINNVMEADFQTTYNCTAWNAFGPGTMIITLEETDIVPVGVIAGGSVGSSILLLLLLFSLIFYLYRQRKGNRRGVALKPDIKVETVNKESHSLEEEAASASTATRMVKAMYSPFKDDMDLKQDPHNDTMETKVDEYEPKDPTNGYYNVRATTHEDVRASTRSLLYQEFRPPNPASVSASAAGPVPNIHPAPPGRYEPRPASRIAHNTYAHFNTIARVPHSKGPPNPISKTTDYPADRGLLESTNPLAFDSYAYSTTPQYRLGFAPPLEGGPAYEMYPTGQGAGTSQGAGTSQGAGPDPGVGKYTSSAQFPYSTPPTEYSQRHTQRMQTHV; encoded by the exons CATGGCCGCGGTATCGTGTTTTGCGTATATTGGATGTTGGGCAGTATAATCTGGAGATTACGTCAGCAGACTTGTCGGATGATTCGCTGTACGAGTGTCAAGCCACTGAAGCTGCTCTGAGATCAAGAAGAGCCAAATTGACTGTTCTAA TCCCTCCTGAAGGTCCTGTTATTGAGGGCGCTCCAGAGATCCTGTTAACTGCAGGAACCGCATATAACCTCACATGTGTGTCACGAGGAGCAAAGCCACTATCCACAATAGAATGGCAGAAAGATGGGATTTTAGTGGAGGGAGCCCATACGAGCACC GAGGTTTTAGCAGACAGGAAGAGAGTGACCACACGCAGCTTTCTAGAGATCCACCCAGTGGATAAAGACACAGGCCGGAATTTCACCTGTGTGGCGTCAAACCTGGCAACACCTCTGGGGAAGAGGGCAACCGTAACTCTCAACATCCACC aTCCCCCCACAGTAATTCTGTCCATAGAGCCTCGCTCCGTTCTAGAAGGAGAGAGGGTTACGTTTACCTGCCAGGCCATTGCCAACCCTCCCATTATGGGTTACAG GTGGGCTAAGGGAGGTGTGATTCTGGACGGAGCCAGAGAAAGTGTGTTTGAGACTACAGCAGATCACTCGTTCTTCACCGAGCCTGTGTCCTGCCTGGTCTTTAATGCAGTTGGGAGCACGAACGTCAGTATATTGGTGGACGTCCATT TTGGTCCGATTCTGGTTGTGGAACCGAGGCCTGTAACTGTAGATGCTGATTCTGATGTCACTCTTAATTGTAAGTGGGCAGGAAATCCACCACTCACCCTCACGTGGACCAAAAAGGGCTCCAGTATG GTCCTCAGTAACAGTAATCAGTTATTGCTAAAGTCTGTGACCCAAGCGGATGCTGGTCAGTATGTGTGTAAAGCCATTGTGCCCAGAATCGGCGTCGGTGAGACCGAGGTCACGCTTACCGTCAATG GTCCTCCGATTATATCAAGCGAGCCGATCCAGTACGCTGTGAGAGGAGAGAAGGGAGAAATCAAGTGCTACATTGCCAGCACCCCTCCACCAGACAAAATT GTTTGGGCCTGGAAGGAGAATGTgtgggagaaagagagaggaacACTGTTAGAGAGATACACAGTGGAGCAGAGCAGACCTGTGTCACAAGGGGGCGCTGTTCTCTCCACTCTCACCATCAATAATGTCATGGAAGCAGACTTCCAGACTACTTATAACTGCACTGCATGGAACGCTTTTGGACCGGGAACCATGATCATTACACTCGAGGAAACAG ATATAGTGCCTGTAGGTGTGATAGCAGGCGGATCTGTTGGATCTTCGATTTTGCTGCTCCTCCTCCTCTTTTCTCTTATATTCTATCTCTATCGACAACGCAAAGGCA ATCGTCGTGGAGTCGCATTGAAGCCAGACATTAAGGTGGAAACGGTCAACAAGGAAAGCCACAGTCTTGAAGAAGAGGCCGCCAGCGCCTCCACAGCAACACGAATGGTAAAGGCCATGTATTCT CCTTTCAAAGATGACATGGACCTGAAGCAAGACCCTCACAATGACACTATGGAGACCAAGGTGGATGAATATGAGCCTAAG GACCCCACTAATGGCTACTACAACGTTCGAGCTACAACGCACGAAGATGTCCGGGCCTCCACCCGCTCCTTGCTGTACCAAGAATTTCGCCCACCAAATCCCGCGTCGGTTTCGGCGTCAGCCGCTGGTCCGGTGCCCAACATTCACCCTGCGCCCCCTGGCCGTTACGAACCTCGCCCCGCATCCCGAATAGCTCACAACACGTATGCCCATTTTAACACCATTGCCAGGGTGCCGCACAGTAAAGGCCCGCCCAACCCCATCTCCAAGACCACAGACTATCCCGCAGATCGCGGGTTGCTGGAATCGACCAATCCGTTAGCTTTCGACAGCTATGCTTATTCAACAACACCTCAATATAGGTTAGGGTTTGCCCCACCTTTGGAGGGAGGACCGGCCTATGAAATGTATCCTACGGGACAAGGGGCGGGGACAAGTCAAGGGGCAGGGACGAGTCAAGGGGCGGGGCCAGACCCAGGTGTGGGAAAATACACCAGCTCTGCCCAATTTCCCTATTCGACCCCTCCCACGGAGTACTCGCAGAGACACACGCAAAGAATGCAGACTCACGTGTGA
- the kirrel1b gene encoding kin of IRRE-like protein 1b isoform X1 — protein MGIIMTWLWILTLTISVHRVLGGPRFSQEPADQSVVVGERVVLSCVVFNYTGIVQWTKDGLALGIGEDLRAWPRYRVLRILDVGQYNLEITSADLSDDSLYECQATEAALRSRRAKLTVLIPPEGPVIEGAPEILLTAGTAYNLTCVSRGAKPLSTIEWQKDGILVEGAHTSTEVLADRKRVTTRSFLEIHPVDKDTGRNFTCVASNLATPLGKRATVTLNIHHPPTVILSIEPRSVLEGERVTFTCQAIANPPIMGYRWAKGGVILDGARESVFETTADHSFFTEPVSCLVFNAVGSTNVSILVDVHFGPILVVEPRPVTVDADSDVTLNCKWAGNPPLTLTWTKKGSSMVLSNSNQLLLKSVTQADAGQYVCKAIVPRIGVGETEVTLTVNGPPIISSEPIQYAVRGEKGEIKCYIASTPPPDKIVWAWKENVWEKERGTLLERYTVEQSRPVSQGGAVLSTLTINNVMEADFQTTYNCTAWNAFGPGTMIITLEETDIVPVGVIAGGSVGSSILLLLLLFSLIFYLYRQRKGNRRGVALKPDIKVETVNKESHSLEEEAASASTATRMVKAMYSFLPSVSLSPSTQPFKDDMDLKQDPHNDTMETKVDEYEPKDPTNGYYNVRATTHEDVRASTRSLLYQEFRPPNPASVSASAAGPVPNIHPAPPGRYEPRPASRIAHNTYAHFNTIARVPHSKGPPNPISKTTDYPADRGLLESTNPLAFDSYAYSTTPQYRLGFAPPLEGGPAYEMYPTGQGAGTSQGAGTSQGAGPDPGVGKYTSSAQFPYSTPPTEYSQRHTQRMQTHV, from the exons CATGGCCGCGGTATCGTGTTTTGCGTATATTGGATGTTGGGCAGTATAATCTGGAGATTACGTCAGCAGACTTGTCGGATGATTCGCTGTACGAGTGTCAAGCCACTGAAGCTGCTCTGAGATCAAGAAGAGCCAAATTGACTGTTCTAA TCCCTCCTGAAGGTCCTGTTATTGAGGGCGCTCCAGAGATCCTGTTAACTGCAGGAACCGCATATAACCTCACATGTGTGTCACGAGGAGCAAAGCCACTATCCACAATAGAATGGCAGAAAGATGGGATTTTAGTGGAGGGAGCCCATACGAGCACC GAGGTTTTAGCAGACAGGAAGAGAGTGACCACACGCAGCTTTCTAGAGATCCACCCAGTGGATAAAGACACAGGCCGGAATTTCACCTGTGTGGCGTCAAACCTGGCAACACCTCTGGGGAAGAGGGCAACCGTAACTCTCAACATCCACC aTCCCCCCACAGTAATTCTGTCCATAGAGCCTCGCTCCGTTCTAGAAGGAGAGAGGGTTACGTTTACCTGCCAGGCCATTGCCAACCCTCCCATTATGGGTTACAG GTGGGCTAAGGGAGGTGTGATTCTGGACGGAGCCAGAGAAAGTGTGTTTGAGACTACAGCAGATCACTCGTTCTTCACCGAGCCTGTGTCCTGCCTGGTCTTTAATGCAGTTGGGAGCACGAACGTCAGTATATTGGTGGACGTCCATT TTGGTCCGATTCTGGTTGTGGAACCGAGGCCTGTAACTGTAGATGCTGATTCTGATGTCACTCTTAATTGTAAGTGGGCAGGAAATCCACCACTCACCCTCACGTGGACCAAAAAGGGCTCCAGTATG GTCCTCAGTAACAGTAATCAGTTATTGCTAAAGTCTGTGACCCAAGCGGATGCTGGTCAGTATGTGTGTAAAGCCATTGTGCCCAGAATCGGCGTCGGTGAGACCGAGGTCACGCTTACCGTCAATG GTCCTCCGATTATATCAAGCGAGCCGATCCAGTACGCTGTGAGAGGAGAGAAGGGAGAAATCAAGTGCTACATTGCCAGCACCCCTCCACCAGACAAAATT GTTTGGGCCTGGAAGGAGAATGTgtgggagaaagagagaggaacACTGTTAGAGAGATACACAGTGGAGCAGAGCAGACCTGTGTCACAAGGGGGCGCTGTTCTCTCCACTCTCACCATCAATAATGTCATGGAAGCAGACTTCCAGACTACTTATAACTGCACTGCATGGAACGCTTTTGGACCGGGAACCATGATCATTACACTCGAGGAAACAG ATATAGTGCCTGTAGGTGTGATAGCAGGCGGATCTGTTGGATCTTCGATTTTGCTGCTCCTCCTCCTCTTTTCTCTTATATTCTATCTCTATCGACAACGCAAAGGCA ATCGTCGTGGAGTCGCATTGAAGCCAGACATTAAGGTGGAAACGGTCAACAAGGAAAGCCACAGTCTTGAAGAAGAGGCCGCCAGCGCCTCCACAGCAACACGAATGGTAAAGGCCATGTATTCT TTTCTTCCCTCTGTCTCCCTTTCTCCCTCCACACAGCCTTTCAAAGATGACATGGACCTGAAGCAAGACCCTCACAATGACACTATGGAGACCAAGGTGGATGAATATGAGCCTAAG GACCCCACTAATGGCTACTACAACGTTCGAGCTACAACGCACGAAGATGTCCGGGCCTCCACCCGCTCCTTGCTGTACCAAGAATTTCGCCCACCAAATCCCGCGTCGGTTTCGGCGTCAGCCGCTGGTCCGGTGCCCAACATTCACCCTGCGCCCCCTGGCCGTTACGAACCTCGCCCCGCATCCCGAATAGCTCACAACACGTATGCCCATTTTAACACCATTGCCAGGGTGCCGCACAGTAAAGGCCCGCCCAACCCCATCTCCAAGACCACAGACTATCCCGCAGATCGCGGGTTGCTGGAATCGACCAATCCGTTAGCTTTCGACAGCTATGCTTATTCAACAACACCTCAATATAGGTTAGGGTTTGCCCCACCTTTGGAGGGAGGACCGGCCTATGAAATGTATCCTACGGGACAAGGGGCGGGGACAAGTCAAGGGGCAGGGACGAGTCAAGGGGCGGGGCCAGACCCAGGTGTGGGAAAATACACCAGCTCTGCCCAATTTCCCTATTCGACCCCTCCCACGGAGTACTCGCAGAGACACACGCAAAGAATGCAGACTCACGTGTGA